The bacterium nucleotide sequence GTTGTGGAACCTCTCGGTGTAAGCTGGGACAAAGGCAGGGACTGCATGGCTGTCGTCATGGACCCGTCCGGCCGGTATGTTTACTATTTCCCCGTTGGCGAGGGCGCCCCGATCGTGCAGTACGATGTGAAAACCAAAACGAAAAAGGTGATCTGCTGGCTCCAGGATTACTATCTCGACAAGTACGGCTACTGGATGGATAACTGCTTCGGGGTGAATATCTCGATGGACGGCTCGTTTCTCGTGTTCAACATGAACGGCGAGTTCCGGGGACGCGGCCAGCCGTTCGGGCATCCCTCCCTCGTCGTGGTGGATATACCGGAAAATGAGCGGCGCGAGTGATATGTGAACGGGTCGCGCTTATCGGATAGAGTGCACGGGCACATGAAAAAGGCGGCATGATTCAGCCGCCTTTTCTCTGTCGTGATTGTATTGACCGGAGCATGAAGCCGTTTCGTAACGGGCTATTTCTTCACTTCCCTGATCATGATCTTGCGGAACCAGACCTTGTTGCCCTTGCCCCAGCTCTCGCCCGGATGAACCTGGATGCCGAGATACCCGGTTTCCGGAACGCGGTACTTGCCGTTAACCATCGTGTCCTTGTAGTCTGCGACGAGCGTGTCGTTGATCCATGCCTGAATATGGGCGGGCTGGCCCCAGATTCGGGTGCGGACCTGATTGTATTCGCCCTTCTTCCAGATTTTCTCCCCTTCGGGACAGTGGAGGAGGAATTCGCCGCCGCCCGGGCAGTAGATGGCGCCGACTTCGCCGTTGGGACGGTAATCGATGGTCACCTGGTATGAAAGCACATTGGGCTGTACGCGGAGAAAGATTCCGGAATCGATGGGATAATCGGCCTTGACCTCGGCATAAACCTCATAATCCGAGTACTTCTTCTCGGTGACGAGGAGACCGCCCTTACCCTCGGGGAACTGGTCGCCGGCAATAATGCCTCCGATGACTTCCCACTTGCCGTCATCTCCGCTGTATTCGGTGAGTTTGCGCCAGCCGTTGAGCGTTTTGCCATCGAAGAGGCTGACCGCGCCTTTCGGCGGTTTGGCGCCGAGCACGACGGAGCTGATGATACATACCGGCAGTATCACGGCAAACAACAGCAGCATCGAGCGTTTCATGGATGAACTCCTTTGTGAGGTATGGGAAATTACTCAGTGTCTTTACTACGTTCGTTCACACCCTATAATACATGAATTTGCAGGAATAAAAGCAAGCGGAAAAGCGGTCTGTGAATCAGAAATGCCCATTTAACGTCCTTTTTTATTGCAGATGTTCAATTTTTCCCAGCAGACTGATGGAACTGATTTTCACGGCTGTGAACAGTAAATTCTTGACATTACCGGTGTAAGACCGTTTAATAGCACTAAACAAAAGGGATTGTAACGGTTTTGACCTGCGGGAATACCGGAAAAAGCAGTGAGCCGGCACCTGCGTAATAATGTTCGTACATTAACGGAACTGACCATTTCCGAATGATTACCTCATATGTGCGAATTACTGATATTATATCCTGAAATGAGCACATTAAAAAATCATGCCATAATATAACCATGGAGAAACCCCATGAAAGGCGACGAGTTTTTTATAAAGAGTGCGAACAAACCCCCGTTTTCAAAGCTCCATCCCGCAGTGGCAGGCTTTTTCAAGGATTATCTCGCCTATGAAAAGGTACGGCTGTTCAACGACCGTTATGTCGTAAACACGCATTTCCCGCCATTTCCGAGCCCCGCCTTCGATAACCTCGTCGAGCAATTCGGGCTCATAGGCGATGTCAGCGAACGGCGTCTGTATTCGGTGACGCTTGCGGTGACCAACCGGTGCTCGTACCGGTGCTGGCACTGTTACAACGCCGGGCGGAGTCAGGAGGACATTCCCCTGCCGGTTATCAAGGAGCTTGTCCGCGACCTCCAGAACATGGGTGTCGTCAGGGTCACCCTGACCGGAGGCGAACCCCTGCTCAGGAAAGACCTCGAATCGATAGCGGGGGCGTTCGACAAAAGAGCGAGCCTGAACCTCAACACGACGGGATCGGGACTTACGGCAGAACGGGCCTCCGCGCTCCGTGACAACGGCCTTTTTGCGCTCGGGGTCAGCATCGATTCGGAGAATCCCGAAGAACACGACCGTATGCGCGGCGTAAAGGGGGCATTCACGACGGCGCTCCGGGCGCTCGATCTGGCTTCGAAAAACGGTCTGTATCCCT carries:
- a CDS encoding DUF1080 domain-containing protein — encoded protein: MKRSMLLLFAVILPVCIISSVVLGAKPPKGAVSLFDGKTLNGWRKLTEYSGDDGKWEVIGGIIAGDQFPEGKGGLLVTEKKYSDYEVYAEVKADYPIDSGIFLRVQPNVLSYQVTIDYRPNGEVGAIYCPGGGEFLLHCPEGEKIWKKGEYNQVRTRIWGQPAHIQAWINDTLVADYKDTMVNGKYRVPETGYLGIQVHPGESWGKGNKVWFRKIMIREVKK
- a CDS encoding radical SAM protein, whose translation is MKGDEFFIKSANKPPFSKLHPAVAGFFKDYLAYEKVRLFNDRYVVNTHFPPFPSPAFDNLVEQFGLIGDVSERRLYSVTLAVTNRCSYRCWHCYNAGRSQEDIPLPVIKELVRDLQNMGVVRVTLTGGEPLLRKDLESIAGAFDKRASLNLNTTGSGLTAERASALRDNGLFALGVSIDSENPEEHDRMRGVKGAFTTALRALDLASKNGLYPYIISLATHEFLGRDRFMSFMRFAAGTGAREVHLLEPCATGKLAGRQDVLLRKADTNRVIEYQKEIACDDGLPVLSSFLYLESPDAFGCGAGLTHLYIDGSGELCPCNLVPLSFGNVTREPLKDILDRMGSCFTKPRTVCAGRT